Proteins found in one Gammaproteobacteria bacterium genomic segment:
- a CDS encoding VOC family protein: MDLGAFSISLAVKHIDTSRAFYAKLGFGVVGGDASQNWLILKNGDYTIGLFQGMFERNTLTFNPGWDKNAAPVETFTDVRELQRQLKAQGVEFVSEADETTTGPASFIAVDPDGNPILVDQHV; the protein is encoded by the coding sequence ATGGATCTCGGTGCATTTTCCATCAGCCTGGCCGTCAAGCACATAGATACCTCGAGGGCCTTCTATGCAAAATTAGGCTTTGGGGTCGTCGGCGGAGATGCCTCGCAAAACTGGCTGATCCTAAAGAACGGCGATTATACAATCGGTCTTTTTCAGGGCATGTTCGAGAGGAACACCCTGACCTTCAATCCGGGTTGGGACAAAAACGCAGCGCCCGTCGAAACCTTCACCGACGTTCGCGAACTGCAGCGCCAGTTGAAGGCGCAAGGTGTGGAGTTTGTGAGCGAGGCCGACGAGACGACGACGGGACCGGCGAGTTTTATCGCCGTCGACCCCGATGGAAATCCGATCCTGGTCGATCAGCACGTCTAG